From Mesobacillus boroniphilus, the proteins below share one genomic window:
- a CDS encoding glycosyltransferase encodes MEEKEKLKILVLIKSFNKSAPKHQPKFDTIKAIEKFADVRYWHKDGHINDILVALNFTPDFILHYDHAWNSPLAPRIKGLGRTKIPKGCIVIDIHYSPAERRKFFSRNKIDLIFSVTKSPFLKTFPQYKDQLRWFPFAINPEVFKDWQIEKNINFLLMGQVFDRERKSRNVTGTPQGKYPFREEVLVRMRKEEGFLFHHHPGHYAKNTSKNYLNEKYAKELNRAKMFFTCGSKFQYPVLKYFEAPACRTLLLAKPVPDLTELGFVDGENFVACNESNFYEKAMYYLENEKERTRITDTGYEFIHTYHTNDVRAQQFIKYVEEYLANLRG; translated from the coding sequence ATGGAAGAAAAAGAAAAACTTAAGATTCTTGTTTTGATCAAGTCTTTCAACAAATCTGCACCAAAGCATCAACCAAAGTTCGACACAATCAAAGCAATCGAAAAATTTGCCGACGTGCGGTATTGGCATAAAGATGGCCACATCAATGATATTTTAGTTGCATTGAATTTCACCCCAGATTTCATTCTGCATTATGATCATGCCTGGAACAGCCCCCTGGCCCCGAGGATAAAGGGATTAGGGAGGACCAAAATTCCAAAAGGATGTATCGTAATTGATATCCACTACAGCCCCGCCGAACGAAGAAAATTTTTTAGTAGAAATAAAATCGATTTAATCTTTTCTGTAACAAAGTCACCGTTCCTAAAAACTTTCCCTCAATACAAGGATCAGTTGCGCTGGTTCCCCTTTGCCATCAATCCTGAGGTTTTTAAAGATTGGCAGATTGAGAAGAATATTAATTTCCTGCTGATGGGGCAAGTATTTGACAGGGAACGAAAGAGCAGGAATGTGACTGGTACTCCACAGGGAAAGTACCCATTCAGAGAGGAAGTTTTAGTGCGGATGAGGAAAGAGGAAGGCTTTTTATTTCATCATCATCCTGGACACTACGCAAAGAATACTTCAAAAAACTATCTTAATGAAAAATATGCGAAGGAACTAAATCGGGCAAAAATGTTCTTTACTTGCGGGTCCAAGTTTCAATATCCAGTACTGAAATACTTTGAAGCTCCTGCATGCCGAACGCTGCTCCTGGCAAAGCCTGTTCCAGATCTTACAGAATTGGGATTCGTAGATGGTGAAAACTTTGTCGCCTGTAATGAATCCAATTTTTATGAAAAAGCGATGTATTACCTGGAAAACGAGAAAGAAAGAACACGAATAACGGATACAGGCTACGAGTTCATCCATACCTACCATACAAACGATGTAAGGGCTCAGCAATTTATCAAATATGTAGAAGAATATCTGGCGAATCTTCGTGGATGA
- a CDS encoding Gfo/Idh/MocA family protein, which produces MLKAGVIGCGYWGPNIIRNLDALPGVELIYVADLNTEQLAKQKALYPYIKTTTNYLDIITDRAIDIVLIVTPVNTHYRFAKEALTNGKHVFVEKPLTDSVQTSKELCKLADSMNLTLMVGHTFVYTGAVRKMKEIIDSGELGTIRYITSQRLNLGLYQKDINVLWDLAPHDLSIADYLIGSQITKIKAYGHRDINPQLEDTAFLNLTYSTGEKVYIMNSWLYPEKVRKMAIVGTKGMMIYDDMEPEKKIKVFHKHVDFSKSEISYQYENGKEYFPELILKEALSVELSHFTDCVLNNKEPLSSGNKGLNVVKVLEESDLLLRRNQA; this is translated from the coding sequence ATGTTAAAAGCAGGAGTCATAGGCTGCGGTTATTGGGGACCAAATATTATCCGAAATCTGGATGCCCTGCCTGGAGTTGAGTTAATCTATGTTGCAGATTTGAATACTGAACAGCTGGCAAAACAAAAAGCCTTATACCCTTATATTAAAACCACCACAAACTATCTGGATATCATCACGGACCGCGCAATAGACATCGTACTGATTGTGACCCCGGTGAATACTCATTATCGATTTGCAAAAGAAGCCCTCACAAACGGCAAGCATGTCTTTGTTGAAAAACCTCTCACCGACTCTGTTCAAACTTCAAAGGAACTTTGTAAACTTGCAGACTCCATGAACCTTACACTAATGGTCGGGCATACCTTTGTATACACAGGCGCAGTAAGGAAAATGAAGGAAATTATTGATTCAGGTGAATTAGGGACCATTCGGTATATCACATCCCAGCGCCTGAATTTAGGTTTATACCAAAAGGATATCAATGTCTTATGGGACTTGGCTCCCCATGACTTATCGATTGCCGACTATCTGATTGGCAGCCAGATCACCAAGATCAAAGCATATGGGCATCGAGATATCAATCCACAGCTTGAAGATACCGCTTTTCTCAACTTAACCTATTCAACCGGAGAGAAAGTCTATATTATGAACAGCTGGCTATACCCGGAAAAGGTCCGGAAAATGGCAATTGTCGGAACAAAAGGCATGATGATTTACGACGACATGGAGCCAGAGAAAAAAATAAAGGTATTTCATAAGCATGTTGACTTCTCAAAAAGTGAAATTTCCTACCAGTATGAGAATGGAAAAGAGTATTTTCCCGAGCTTATTTTAAAAGAAGCATTGAGTGTTGAACTTTCCCATTTCACAGATTGCGTCCTGAACAACAAAGAGCCTTTGAGCAGCGGCAATAAAGGTTTGAATGTTGTAAAAGTACTCGAGGAAAGTGATCTTTTATTAAGGAGAAACCAAGCATGA
- a CDS encoding nucleotide sugar dehydrogenase gives MKNVTVVGLGKIGLPLAAIFANCGHLHVYGADINQTVVDKVNQGISHVDNEPGLDELIAKAYESKTLEATVNTSEAVSKSEVVVVIVPVLTKENGATNYQYIDSAVEDIARGIKKGTLVSFETTLPAGDTRNRFGRTIEKISGLKMGVDFFLSYSPERVYSNRIIKDLSAYPKVVSGLNPKSLELAADFYQKGLNCDILPVSSLEAAEFTKVAECVYRDVNIALANELAMYASKLDIDIMEVIKAANSEPYSNIHLPGVGVGGHCIPVYPYFFINNGLDEGLTTLSRRINDDMAKYAVGMAEKNLGSLRNKRVLILGLSFRGNVKEPTKSSTLLLIDELKEKGAAVYVDDPLFEAGEISKYGVVPFSKQHAEEIELIILQAYHDEYKNMDFSAYKNCSLVLDGRNVLDKEAIIKQGIHYVGIGVK, from the coding sequence ATGAAAAATGTGACAGTTGTTGGTTTAGGAAAGATTGGCTTGCCCTTAGCCGCAATTTTTGCGAATTGCGGACATTTACATGTGTACGGAGCAGATATCAATCAAACTGTGGTGGACAAAGTGAACCAGGGGATTTCCCATGTGGATAACGAGCCGGGACTTGATGAGCTGATTGCAAAAGCTTATGAGTCCAAAACCCTGGAAGCAACAGTAAATACGTCAGAAGCGGTAAGTAAATCTGAAGTAGTAGTGGTGATTGTGCCGGTATTAACAAAGGAAAACGGCGCAACAAACTATCAATATATCGATTCTGCTGTAGAGGATATAGCCAGAGGGATTAAAAAAGGAACGCTTGTAAGCTTTGAAACAACTTTGCCTGCCGGTGATACGAGAAACAGGTTCGGCCGGACGATCGAAAAGATTTCAGGATTGAAGATGGGGGTCGATTTTTTCTTATCCTACAGTCCTGAACGTGTGTACTCCAACCGGATCATCAAGGACTTGTCTGCCTATCCGAAGGTAGTGAGCGGATTGAACCCCAAAAGCCTGGAGTTAGCGGCTGATTTTTATCAAAAAGGGTTAAATTGCGACATTTTACCGGTCAGCAGCCTGGAGGCAGCCGAATTTACCAAGGTTGCCGAATGCGTATATCGTGATGTGAACATCGCGCTTGCCAATGAACTTGCTATGTATGCAAGCAAGCTGGATATTGACATTATGGAAGTCATAAAAGCAGCAAATAGCGAACCATATTCGAATATTCACCTGCCGGGTGTTGGCGTAGGGGGCCACTGCATCCCTGTATATCCATATTTCTTTATCAATAACGGCCTGGATGAGGGCTTGACCACTTTATCAAGAAGGATTAATGATGATATGGCCAAGTACGCAGTGGGGATGGCAGAAAAAAATCTAGGTTCATTAAGGAATAAAAGGGTCTTAATCTTGGGCTTGTCATTCCGGGGAAATGTGAAGGAGCCAACAAAATCATCCACATTGCTTCTGATTGATGAATTGAAGGAAAAGGGAGCAGCAGTATATGTCGATGATCCTTTATTTGAGGCAGGGGAGATTTCAAAATATGGTGTTGTTCCATTTTCAAAACAGCATGCGGAAGAAATCGAACTGATCATCCTCCAGGCTTACCATGATGAATATAAGAACATGGACTTTTCAGCATACAAAAACTGCAGCCTGGTTTTGGACGGAAGGAATGTGCTGGATAAAGAGGCAATTATAAAGCAGGGCATACACTATGTTGGAATTGGGGTGAAATAG
- a CDS encoding glycosyltransferase, which produces MISVILPVYNGGDFLKETISSILNQTYKNLELIIVNDGSTDNSEEVVLTFTDERIKYFKQENKGVAEAFNKGLSEATGDYITFHGADDLSLINRFERMLQILQRGGIGVVHSDMLLITAGGSPMGYWQSGNVLPEGLYSFFLNVGTPFNNPTMIFKRDVLKSEVKYDPTIKVGSDTDFILKALKSDCLSYHIPEPLYLYRRHQTNVTNQKNPAVLARHVKLNLSDHDLKNIHEANGGPDGTDHNLFAAKLIAGLALSRRWMMNEAFILFNDAIPLIKSDRDRIFFEGMKGLIEKDYPRAVKHFTKIENRTHLEENYLGEALMFLKKYNEAYFHFIKALELCPDYHSPVQNLKAIGTLRGLNVIDKHINKYK; this is translated from the coding sequence ATGATTAGCGTCATTTTGCCAGTGTACAACGGGGGGGATTTCCTTAAGGAAACCATCAGCAGCATCTTGAATCAGACATATAAAAATCTGGAGCTCATCATTGTGAATGATGGTTCAACAGATAACAGTGAAGAGGTAGTGCTGACGTTTACTGATGAAAGAATAAAATATTTTAAACAAGAGAACAAGGGAGTGGCGGAGGCTTTTAACAAGGGATTATCTGAGGCGACAGGAGATTATATCACCTTCCATGGAGCCGACGATCTCTCCCTTATAAACCGTTTTGAACGGATGCTCCAGATTCTTCAGCGCGGCGGGATTGGAGTTGTGCATTCTGATATGCTCCTGATTACAGCAGGGGGCTCACCGATGGGCTACTGGCAATCAGGGAATGTGCTGCCTGAAGGCCTGTATTCTTTTTTCCTGAATGTAGGAACTCCATTCAATAACCCAACAATGATTTTTAAAAGAGATGTGCTCAAAAGCGAAGTAAAATATGATCCTACTATTAAAGTTGGGTCCGATACGGATTTTATCCTGAAGGCTTTAAAGAGTGACTGCCTGTCCTATCATATTCCAGAGCCTTTGTATCTTTACAGGAGGCATCAGACAAATGTGACGAACCAGAAAAATCCGGCTGTACTGGCTCGGCATGTGAAACTGAATCTTTCCGATCATGACCTGAAGAATATTCACGAAGCAAATGGCGGTCCTGATGGTACGGATCACAATCTTTTTGCTGCTAAATTAATTGCCGGGCTCGCATTATCCAGGAGATGGATGATGAATGAAGCATTTATCCTCTTTAATGATGCCATTCCCTTAATCAAGAGTGACCGTGACCGTATTTTTTTTGAAGGGATGAAAGGGTTGATTGAAAAAGACTATCCGCGTGCGGTTAAGCACTTCACCAAGATCGAGAACAGGACCCATCTTGAGGAAAATTATTTAGGTGAAGCCTTGATGTTTTTAAAGAAATATAACGAGGCGTACTTCCATTTCATTAAAGCATTGGAACTGTGTCCGGATTATCATTCTCCTGTTCAGAACCTCAAAGCAATCGGCACTTTAAGAGGGCTTAATGTCATTGATAAACATATAAATAAGTATAAATAG
- a CDS encoding glycosyltransferase has protein sequence MKEKLKILLLVKPFWIKFPKHKPKYETIAALENDAEVRYWHKDGNIKDILRRIDFKPDFILQYDVAWGYAFSPIISGLGQIDIPKGSIVIDVHYFPYVRRQYFEDTNMDMIFSLTKSPFLKTFPEYKEKFRWWPFSINPTIFKDWQLEKDIDYLLMGQVYDHDGQNNTNTPKGRYPFREEVLKKMKEVDGFVHHAHPGHDAPEAAILNEKYARELNRSKIFFTCGGQYKYPVLKYFEALACRTLLLAEPVQDILDLGFKEGQHFVACDLSNFQEKAQYYRDHEKERQLIADNGYRFIHENHTNEARAKQMVQYIQEYLDGQKK, from the coding sequence TTGAAGGAGAAACTGAAAATTTTACTGCTGGTCAAGCCGTTCTGGATTAAGTTTCCGAAGCATAAGCCAAAGTATGAAACGATTGCTGCCCTGGAGAACGATGCTGAGGTCAGGTACTGGCATAAAGACGGAAACATAAAGGATATCTTGCGAAGAATCGATTTTAAACCAGATTTCATTCTTCAGTATGATGTGGCGTGGGGATATGCTTTTTCACCGATCATCAGCGGCCTGGGGCAAATCGACATCCCTAAAGGGTCAATTGTAATCGACGTCCATTACTTTCCCTATGTAAGAAGGCAATATTTTGAAGACACCAATATGGATATGATTTTTTCCCTCACAAAGTCGCCCTTTTTGAAAACATTTCCCGAATATAAGGAGAAGTTCAGATGGTGGCCGTTTTCTATTAATCCAACTATTTTTAAAGATTGGCAGCTGGAAAAAGACATCGATTACTTACTGATGGGCCAGGTATATGACCACGACGGACAGAACAACACAAATACCCCAAAAGGGAGATACCCTTTCAGGGAGGAAGTTTTAAAGAAAATGAAGGAAGTAGATGGCTTTGTCCATCACGCACATCCAGGGCATGATGCCCCTGAAGCTGCGATCCTGAATGAAAAGTATGCCCGTGAATTAAACCGGTCTAAAATTTTCTTCACCTGTGGGGGGCAGTATAAATACCCTGTTCTGAAATATTTTGAAGCCCTGGCATGCAGGACCCTGCTGCTTGCCGAGCCGGTACAGGATATACTGGATCTCGGTTTTAAAGAAGGCCAGCATTTCGTGGCATGCGATCTTTCAAACTTTCAGGAAAAAGCGCAATATTATCGAGACCATGAAAAAGAACGGCAGCTCATAGCTGATAATGGATATAGGTTTATCCATGAAAACCATACGAATGAAGCCAGAGCCAAGCAAATGGTTCAATATATTCAGGAGTATTTAGATGGGCAGAAAAAATGA
- a CDS encoding GT-D fold domain-containing glycosyltransferase, whose translation MTYSFSPEQWEYLFRLGYPGPWDKESMASEAIYRGGEAIVKSKLLKNQYLPYNLEDIIEEGMKSLLNDIICLQTASEVEMQLLEALREKKGFSVIRIGDGEILALSHDILVTSEEINKNRRLKGMGGFKVPNHEKRDLLAKNLLEADIVGIPEARYPVYQRMFNQVAKEYGLPLQSMKLAASLINYQINQETAFYHHVLKNYRVLLIGNRSADGEEFFIKKGYNSIAGTIKVPGFDSIEKVMEEADRYEYDIAFVSAGVAANIICVEIARRDKVAIDFGHLLDWYLSGRRVIRTE comes from the coding sequence TTGACCTATTCATTTTCGCCGGAACAATGGGAGTACTTATTCAGGCTTGGCTATCCGGGTCCCTGGGATAAGGAGTCAATGGCCTCGGAGGCTATTTACAGAGGCGGAGAGGCAATTGTTAAAAGCAAACTACTAAAAAATCAATATCTTCCTTATAATCTTGAAGACATCATCGAGGAAGGCATGAAGAGCCTTTTGAATGATATAATCTGCCTGCAAACAGCAAGCGAAGTAGAAATGCAGCTGTTAGAGGCTTTGCGAGAAAAGAAGGGGTTCAGTGTAATAAGGATTGGTGATGGCGAAATACTGGCTTTATCACACGATATCCTGGTTACTTCAGAAGAAATTAATAAAAATAGACGGCTTAAGGGTATGGGGGGATTTAAGGTCCCGAACCATGAAAAAAGAGATTTATTGGCTAAGAATCTGCTAGAGGCTGATATTGTTGGCATTCCAGAAGCGAGATATCCAGTCTATCAGAGGATGTTCAATCAAGTCGCTAAGGAATATGGGCTGCCATTGCAGTCTATGAAATTGGCTGCTTCACTGATCAATTACCAGATTAACCAGGAAACAGCTTTTTATCATCATGTTTTAAAGAATTATCGAGTCCTGCTGATTGGAAATCGTTCGGCTGATGGAGAGGAATTTTTCATCAAAAAGGGCTATAACTCCATTGCAGGCACCATAAAGGTCCCAGGATTTGATTCGATTGAAAAAGTGATGGAAGAAGCCGATCGATATGAGTATGACATTGCCTTCGTTTCGGCGGGGGTAGCCGCCAACATCATCTGTGTGGAAATAGCCAGGAGGGATAAGGTGGCAATTGATTTTGGGCACTTGCTTGATTGGTATCTGTCAGGCCGCAGGGTGATCAGGACCGAATGA
- a CDS encoding DegT/DnrJ/EryC1/StrS family aminotransferase, which translates to MMIPFLDLKAQYKSIESEVKEAVAKIFEDCAFVGGKEVATFEKNFADYCHASYCIGVGNGTDALWLTLKAMGIGHGDEVIVPANTFIASSEAITATGARPVFVDHDKETYTINTEEIPSRITEKTKAIMAVHLYGQPADMDPILEIAARHGLKVIEDAAQAHGAEYKGRRVGSIGDAACFSFYPGKNLGAYGDGGAVVTNDKELAGLVRLLSQHGSKVKYIHEIAGYNSRLDGIQAAILNVKMNYIEQWTEARRKNASLYREMLKDTNIILPVEKEDVRHVYHLFVIRIKDREDVQKKLLDRGIQTGIHYPAPIHLTEAYRDLGIPARTFPLSEEYADNLLSLPMYAELTKNQIRKICDALKEIIS; encoded by the coding sequence ATGATGATCCCATTTTTAGATTTAAAGGCCCAGTATAAAAGCATTGAAAGTGAAGTGAAGGAAGCCGTCGCAAAAATTTTCGAGGATTGTGCCTTTGTAGGAGGCAAAGAGGTCGCAACTTTCGAAAAAAACTTCGCTGATTATTGCCATGCGTCTTATTGTATTGGTGTCGGCAATGGGACGGACGCTTTGTGGCTTACCTTAAAGGCAATGGGCATCGGACATGGGGACGAGGTAATTGTCCCTGCCAATACTTTCATTGCCTCTTCAGAAGCGATTACAGCCACAGGGGCAAGGCCTGTATTCGTCGATCATGATAAAGAGACGTATACGATCAATACAGAAGAAATCCCTTCCAGGATTACCGAAAAAACGAAAGCGATTATGGCAGTCCATTTATATGGACAGCCTGCAGATATGGATCCAATCCTGGAAATCGCTGCCCGGCATGGACTTAAAGTGATTGAAGATGCAGCCCAGGCACATGGCGCTGAATATAAAGGAAGGCGGGTTGGGTCGATCGGTGATGCCGCATGCTTCAGCTTTTACCCGGGCAAGAATTTAGGGGCATATGGTGATGGCGGTGCGGTGGTGACGAATGACAAGGAACTTGCTGGCCTCGTACGGCTCTTGAGTCAGCATGGCAGCAAAGTGAAATACATCCATGAAATTGCCGGTTATAACAGCAGGTTGGATGGAATCCAGGCTGCCATCCTGAATGTTAAAATGAACTATATCGAACAGTGGACTGAAGCAAGAAGGAAAAACGCTTCTCTCTACAGGGAGATGCTGAAAGATACAAATATCATTCTTCCGGTTGAAAAAGAAGATGTCAGGCATGTGTACCACCTGTTTGTCATCCGCATCAAGGATCGGGAAGATGTCCAAAAGAAGCTGCTCGACAGAGGCATCCAAACTGGTATCCATTATCCGGCGCCAATCCATCTCACCGAAGCCTACAGAGACCTTGGAATTCCTGCACGGACATTTCCACTCAGCGAAGAGTATGCCGATAACCTTTTATCTCTGCCGATGTACGCAGAGTTAACTAAGAATCAAATCCGGAAAATTTGTGATGCTTTAAAGGAGATTATCAGTTGA
- the galU gene encoding UTP--glucose-1-phosphate uridylyltransferase GalU — MKKVRKAIIPAAGLGTRFLPATKAMPKEMLPIVDKPTIEYIVEEAVASGIEDIIIVTGKGKRAIEDHFDIAHELERNLLEKGKLELLERVQHPSKLADIHYIRQKEPKGLGHAVWCARNFIGDEPFAVLLGDDIVQSETPCLKQLITQYEETHSSIIGVQRVPVEETHRYGIIDPSAQDGRRYHVQNFVEKPPSGTAPSNLAIIGRYILNPEIFKFLDLQQVGAGGEVQLTDSIQQLNQIQRVFAYEFEGKRYDVGEKMGFVQTTIDFALQREDLRDGVIAYLERVLKEVKSNKPI, encoded by the coding sequence GTGAAAAAAGTACGCAAAGCCATCATTCCTGCTGCAGGCTTAGGTACCCGGTTCCTGCCGGCTACTAAAGCCATGCCAAAGGAAATGCTTCCGATCGTCGATAAACCGACCATTGAATATATTGTAGAAGAAGCAGTAGCATCGGGAATTGAGGATATTATCATTGTAACCGGGAAAGGCAAAAGAGCCATTGAAGACCATTTTGATATTGCACATGAGCTTGAACGCAATCTTCTCGAAAAGGGAAAGCTCGAATTACTCGAGCGGGTTCAGCACCCCTCTAAACTGGCTGATATCCATTACATCCGCCAGAAAGAACCAAAGGGTTTAGGACATGCCGTATGGTGCGCCAGGAATTTTATCGGAGATGAACCGTTTGCCGTTCTGCTCGGAGATGATATCGTTCAAAGCGAAACTCCCTGCTTAAAGCAGCTGATCACCCAATATGAAGAGACACACTCAAGTATCATCGGTGTTCAGCGAGTGCCGGTTGAGGAGACCCACCGGTATGGCATCATTGACCCTTCCGCACAGGATGGACGGAGATATCATGTTCAAAACTTTGTCGAGAAGCCGCCGTCAGGCACCGCTCCCTCAAATCTCGCCATCATCGGCCGTTATATCTTGAATCCTGAAATATTCAAGTTCCTTGATTTGCAGCAAGTGGGTGCAGGAGGCGAAGTACAATTAACAGATTCCATTCAGCAATTGAATCAGATCCAAAGAGTATTCGCATACGAATTCGAAGGCAAAAGATATGACGTTGGCGAAAAAATGGGCTTTGTCCAGACAACAATTGATTTTGCCCTTCAGCGTGAAGACCTGAGAGATGGCGTAATAGCTTATCTTGAAAGAGTTTTAAAAGAAGTTAAATCAAATAAACCTATATAA
- a CDS encoding glycosyltransferase family 4 protein yields MERLHIVYAMTHVGISGGVKVILEHANRLKKAGARVTLVSHFQKPSWFPIEAEYIQVPFELDLAKGIPNCDVIVATYWDHIQACIETGIAPVVYFEQGDFHLFDYDSMNSILKKFIQKQLEIPPFIFTVSNQASKQIASIYGREAKVIPNAVDEDIFTTMKAEKESAEKPYLLMVGAESAKFKGIADIITAYEKVKKEFDVDLYWITPEQPSEEMKRRVNKVFVGPTQQKISSLYRGASLYICGSTYESFSLPALEAMACGCPVVTTNNLGVLEYAVDQENALICQKTDPVDMAEKIACVLSSKELQKKLTANGLITVENYKWNTIIEELLDFYKKVASHKVKGQNQLNEWEIAVKSEHFLAKEDLAKLKNFLCVTSADIVKAPVVYAVEKAPPVARWEVVACRKHVDEGKTEHCFTPLLPFNKLQLFNYPGYKSFLIKEYEDALAEFQFLYDREENEKEKAAIGRWIVLSLLRLQRKEQAKKRLKEYIKQFTNHADFYLLKAHLDEDAKEKASSIETVRLLGDAASLPEFFYKVNHEI; encoded by the coding sequence ATGGAAAGACTTCACATTGTCTATGCTATGACCCATGTCGGCATTTCCGGCGGGGTGAAGGTCATATTAGAGCATGCAAACAGGCTGAAAAAAGCAGGTGCGAGGGTAACGCTGGTATCTCATTTTCAGAAGCCGTCCTGGTTTCCGATTGAAGCGGAATATATCCAGGTTCCATTTGAACTTGACCTGGCAAAAGGGATTCCAAATTGCGATGTGATTGTCGCTACTTATTGGGATCATATTCAGGCGTGCATTGAAACGGGGATTGCTCCTGTTGTTTATTTTGAACAGGGTGATTTTCATCTATTTGACTATGATTCAATGAACAGTATTTTGAAAAAATTCATTCAGAAACAACTTGAAATCCCTCCTTTTATCTTCACTGTGTCCAATCAGGCATCAAAGCAGATTGCTAGCATCTATGGAAGGGAAGCGAAGGTTATTCCCAATGCGGTAGATGAAGATATTTTTACAACAATGAAAGCTGAAAAAGAGAGCGCAGAAAAGCCTTACCTGCTGATGGTAGGGGCCGAGTCTGCGAAATTCAAGGGAATCGCTGATATCATAACTGCCTATGAAAAAGTAAAAAAAGAATTTGATGTCGATTTATACTGGATTACCCCTGAACAGCCTTCTGAGGAAATGAAAAGGAGGGTGAACAAGGTTTTTGTCGGTCCCACTCAACAAAAAATCAGCAGCTTATACAGAGGGGCTTCTTTGTATATTTGCGGGTCAACCTACGAAAGCTTTTCCCTTCCGGCCCTAGAGGCTATGGCCTGCGGATGCCCCGTTGTTACGACAAATAACCTTGGAGTACTTGAATATGCTGTCGACCAGGAGAATGCTTTAATCTGCCAGAAGACTGACCCTGTTGATATGGCAGAGAAAATAGCCTGTGTATTATCAAGTAAAGAGTTACAAAAAAAATTAACGGCCAATGGTCTCATAACAGTTGAAAACTATAAATGGAATACAATAATCGAGGAACTGCTGGATTTTTATAAAAAAGTGGCTTCGCATAAAGTAAAGGGGCAGAATCAGCTCAACGAATGGGAAATCGCTGTAAAATCAGAGCATTTTCTGGCAAAAGAAGATTTAGCGAAACTGAAAAACTTTTTGTGTGTCACCAGCGCGGATATTGTGAAAGCTCCTGTGGTTTACGCTGTTGAAAAAGCACCGCCAGTAGCCAGGTGGGAAGTCGTTGCTTGTCGCAAACACGTGGATGAGGGAAAAACGGAGCATTGCTTCACCCCATTACTGCCGTTCAACAAGCTGCAACTGTTCAATTATCCTGGATACAAGTCATTTTTAATAAAAGAATACGAGGATGCATTGGCTGAATTTCAATTTCTGTATGATCGAGAAGAAAATGAAAAGGAAAAAGCCGCAATTGGCCGGTGGATCGTTCTGAGTCTTTTGAGACTTCAAAGGAAAGAGCAGGCAAAGAAGAGATTAAAGGAGTATATCAAACAATTCACTAATCATGCCGATTTTTATTTGCTGAAAGCTCATCTTGATGAAGATGCGAAGGAAAAAGCCAGTTCAATTGAAACAGTCAGGCTTTTGGGTGATGCCGCGTCACTCCCTGAATTTTTCTATAAAGTGAATCATGAAATTTGA